A region from the Candidatus Hydrogenedentota bacterium genome encodes:
- a CDS encoding DUF1573 domain-containing protein translates to MKVRSSHLVVAIIAVVGVIVVLALVKPSGEGPGKKTLSTTDEFLSQVNEIRESGRGSTITDGLVPSTEVDLSQHKPLEFSEQPVSMGTIARDRKAEKRITVKNPGGLPIDVMDITTSCNCTLGHFERAAVRSDGRRITTIEAGQQETLVVTVDPKLIHGFHSSKVLTIMTNDPVQANYTLVVSADVDPEFSQDPEFIDFGTVQRGKGAEARMRIVQLTDDPFDITAAQLEPSSSGSGPDAPAKESPIELELVKLPEAEWKSPQRAEWELVVRLLPTAAPGAIDVSAWLVTTAARVRDFGIAIVGSVSTFYEVVPASLGARDVVTPGQKQVAKATVTGIVPITLADATVTGEGLTLEVAPRPDDPKSVDLYINVAPDAAPGLKNETVMFTVTGDNQSVPHAMRAFVSVQGQAPAPPAQ, encoded by the coding sequence ATGAAGGTTCGTTCATCCCACCTTGTCGTCGCGATTATAGCTGTGGTTGGCGTAATCGTTGTCCTGGCGCTCGTGAAACCGTCCGGAGAGGGGCCTGGCAAAAAGACGCTCAGTACGACCGACGAGTTCCTCAGTCAGGTCAACGAAATCAGAGAGTCGGGACGTGGCTCGACAATCACGGACGGGCTTGTCCCGAGTACCGAAGTCGATCTGTCGCAGCACAAACCGCTCGAATTCAGCGAGCAGCCGGTCTCGATGGGTACCATTGCGCGCGACCGCAAGGCAGAGAAGCGTATTACGGTCAAAAACCCCGGCGGCCTCCCGATCGACGTCATGGATATAACGACGAGCTGCAATTGTACGTTGGGCCACTTCGAGCGGGCGGCGGTCCGTTCGGATGGAAGGCGTATTACGACAATCGAGGCCGGTCAGCAGGAGACGCTTGTTGTAACCGTCGATCCAAAACTCATTCACGGGTTTCATTCGAGCAAAGTGCTCACGATTATGACGAACGATCCTGTCCAGGCCAACTACACGCTCGTCGTTTCCGCGGACGTCGATCCCGAGTTCAGCCAGGATCCGGAGTTCATCGATTTTGGCACGGTGCAGCGCGGAAAGGGCGCAGAGGCGCGCATGCGCATCGTCCAATTGACAGACGATCCTTTCGATATCACGGCCGCGCAATTGGAGCCATCATCGAGCGGGAGCGGTCCCGATGCCCCGGCGAAGGAATCTCCCATCGAGTTGGAACTCGTGAAGTTGCCCGAAGCGGAATGGAAGTCGCCGCAACGCGCCGAGTGGGAACTCGTCGTCAGGCTGCTTCCGACGGCGGCGCCCGGCGCTATTGACGTTAGCGCGTGGCTGGTAACGACCGCGGCGCGCGTGCGAGATTTCGGAATCGCCATTGTCGGCTCCGTATCGACGTTTTATGAGGTCGTGCCTGCCTCGCTTGGCGCTCGCGACGTGGTGACGCCGGGTCAAAAGCAGGTCGCCAAGGCGACCGTGACCGGCATTGTGCCAATTACCTTAGCCGATGCGACGGTTACCGGCGAAGGCTTGACGCTTGAGGTGGCGCCGCGACCCGATGATCCGAAGAGTGTCGATTTATACATAAACGTGGCGCCCGATGCGGCCCCGGGTCTGAAGAACGAAACGGTAATGTTTACGGTTACGGGTGACAATCAGTCCGTGCCGCATGCAATGCGCGCCTTCGTGTCCGTTCAGGGCCAGGCGCCCGCGCCGCCCGCGCAATAA
- a CDS encoding tetratricopeptide repeat protein — MRGTSLALGAAALLMMAGCATTGGDQMANSVYATHRIVQKLDTDLAARVDKLNQTAADLSAKVDASDQATRQLQSMMEENQAKLNALQKNLDRFSQAMYRQLGLSPGTTGGVQVGPSSIEPPTGETPTTPAVPGEAAVPAFPGGTAAPVPAPMTAPAESPASDLSGNATADYKKAAESYMNDNFQEALTLYSQFLEKYPDSDLASLAQFWKASSYQKMGQWEQAVREYDTARQSYPMSKKTPLAMYNQAECYLRLGQQQRAIDLLKDVTTNPRYSTDATVEMARNKLKELQGQ; from the coding sequence ATGCGGGGAACGTCACTTGCCCTTGGAGCGGCAGCGCTCCTGATGATGGCCGGTTGCGCGACGACCGGCGGCGATCAGATGGCCAATTCGGTCTACGCGACGCACCGGATCGTGCAGAAGCTGGATACCGATCTGGCGGCGCGCGTCGACAAATTGAATCAGACCGCGGCCGATCTGTCGGCGAAAGTTGACGCGAGCGATCAGGCGACCCGCCAACTCCAGAGCATGATGGAAGAAAACCAGGCGAAGCTGAACGCGCTCCAGAAGAACTTGGACAGGTTTTCGCAGGCGATGTACCGCCAGCTCGGTTTGTCGCCGGGCACCACGGGTGGAGTTCAGGTAGGTCCGTCCAGCATCGAGCCGCCCACCGGCGAGACGCCGACGACACCGGCCGTCCCCGGCGAGGCTGCCGTGCCAGCTTTTCCCGGCGGGACTGCCGCGCCAGTTCCCGCTCCCATGACTGCCCCTGCGGAATCGCCAGCGAGCGATCTTTCAGGCAATGCGACCGCAGACTATAAGAAGGCCGCGGAATCGTATATGAACGATAACTTCCAGGAAGCGCTGACGCTGTACTCGCAATTCCTCGAGAAGTATCCGGACTCGGATCTCGCATCCCTTGCGCAATTCTGGAAAGCGTCCTCTTACCAGAAGATGGGCCAATGGGAACAGGCTGTGCGGGAGTATGACACGGCGCGGCAAAGCTACCCGATGTCGAAGAAGACGCCGCTCGCGATGTACAACCAGGCAGAGTGTTACCTGCGCTTGGGCCAGCAGCAGCGCGCGATCGATTTGCTTAAGGACGTGACGACAAACCCGCGCTACTCGACCGACGCTACCGTCGAGATGGCCCGCAACAAGCTCAAGGAGTTGCAGGGACAGTAA
- a CDS encoding OmpA family protein — MGCKSKKNAQQPIQPALSDSAGTTETTTGTGQPNVDLEGLSFSSAGVRPIYFDYNSYALRPDALATLKANADKFKSDPNLVNAYIQIEGHCDERGTQEYNLALGEKRALAARDYLTKLGVSGDRIVTISYGEEAPADPGHNESAWALNRRCEFNRASR, encoded by the coding sequence ATGGGCTGCAAGAGCAAGAAGAACGCGCAGCAGCCGATTCAGCCCGCGCTGAGCGATTCGGCGGGCACCACCGAGACGACAACCGGAACGGGCCAGCCGAACGTCGACCTCGAGGGGTTGTCGTTTTCGAGCGCCGGCGTACGTCCCATCTACTTCGATTACAACAGCTATGCCCTGCGCCCCGACGCGTTGGCGACGCTGAAGGCGAACGCCGATAAGTTTAAGTCCGATCCGAATCTGGTGAACGCGTATATTCAGATTGAAGGCCACTGCGACGAACGTGGCACACAGGAATACAACCTCGCCCTTGGCGAGAAGCGCGCGCTCGCGGCGCGGGACTATCTCACGAAACTCGGCGTGAGTGGCGACCGTATTGTGACGATTAGCTACGGCGAGGAAGCGCCGGCCGATCCCGGTCACAACGAGTCGGCCTGGGCGCTGAACCGCCGGTGCGAGTTTAATCGGGCTAGCCGATAA